The nucleotide window CGCGCTCAACCAGCCCGACGGCGGCTCGTTCACCGAGGTGAAAGCCTACGTGCTCAACAAGTCGGCGTGGCCGGCCCGCACGTTCACCGGCTCGCTGCGTTACTACTTCACCCTCGACGGTGCCACCACGCCCGGCCAGATCTCGGTGACGTCGGCGTACAACCAGTGCGACGCGCCGGCGGTGCGCCAGTTCTCCGGCGCCGTCTACTACGTCGAAGTGTCGTGCTCCGGCGGCGTCGCCCCCGGCGGCCAGTCCCGCTACCGCAAGGAAATCCAGTTCCGGATCACCAGCGCCGGCACGTGGAACCCCGCCGACGACTGGTCGCACACCGGCCTCGCGCCCAGCGGCAGTGCCCCGGCGAACGCCTCGCGGCTGGTGCTCGCGCAGGGGTCCACCGTGCTGTGGGGCACCCCGCCGGGACCGTCCACAGGGGACACCACGCCGCCGTCGGCGCCCACCGGGGTCACCGCCACCCCGGGCAGCACCAGCGTCGGCCTCACCTGGACCGCCGCCACCGACGACGTCGGCGTCGCCGGGTACGACGTGCTCAACGCGGCCGGGGCGACGATCGGCAGCACCACGAGCACCGGCTACCAGGTCACCGGCCTCACCCCGGCCACCGCGTACACGTTCTCGGTCCGCGCCCGGGACGCCGCCGGCAACCAGTCCGCGGCCAGCAGCCCGGTGTCGGTCACCACGACCACCGGCGGCGGCAACCCCGGCACCGGTTCCCTCGCCGTGCAGCAGCGGTCCGGCAGCGGCGCCACCGACAACCAGATCCGCACCGGCCTGCAGATCGTCAACCGGGGCAGCACCGCGGTCGCCCTGACCGGTGTCACCGCGCGCTACTGGTTCACCGGCGACGCCACCAACCCGGGCTACCAGATCTGGTGCGACTACGCGGTCGTCGGCTGCGGCAACGTCACCCTGCGCGTCGTGAAGCTGAGCACGCCGCGCCCGGGCGCCGACGCGTACGTCGAAGTCGCGTTCAGCGGCGGCAGCCTCGCGGCCGGCGCGAACACCGGCGAGCTCCAGATCCGCGTGGCCAAGGCCGACTGGTCGCCGTTCAACCAGGCCGACGACCACAGCTACCGCGCGGCGACGGCGTTCTCCGACCTCGCCACCGCCACCGCCTACCAGGCCGGCACCCTCGCCTGGGGCACCGAGCCCTGATCAGCCGACGCGGGCCAGCCACCCGGCGACATCGGAGACCACCGCGGCGTCGACGTGGCCGGGCCGGGTGTAGTCCGCCGGGGCCGAGGGGCCGTCGCCCGGCAGGAAGAGGTGGTCGAGCCGCTCGTAGACCTCGATCGTCACGCCGGGGCGGCCGGCGAGGCCGGTGCGCCAGCGGGTGAGGTCGTCGGCCACCGTCACCTGGTAGTCGCGGCCGCCCTGGCCGAGGAAGACCGGCTGGGGCAGGCCCGCGGTGGCCGCGACCGGGTCGTAGCCGCGCAGGTCGAGCCAGTAGGACGCGGGCAGGCCGAACGGCAGCTCCGCCGATGGGGTCTCCGGCGTCAGCCGGTCGCTGTCGACGAGCGCCGCCTGCTGTTCGAACGTGGCCGGGTCCAGCCCGAGGTGGCGGGCGACGCGGACGGCGGCGTGGTGCATCGGCTGGGCGTCGCCGGCCAGGATCACCAGCCCGGCCACCGCCGGGTCCGCCTCGGCCACCCGCGGCGCGACCTTGCCCCCCATGCTGTGCCCGGCGACGAACACCCGCTCGACCCCCGGTTCGCCGCGCAGCACGGCCAGCGCCGCGAGCGCGGGCGGCAGGTACTCCTCGGTCATCGTCGGCGCCGGCGTCTTGTCGAAGCGCACGACGGTCACCCCGCGCGTGGCCAGGCCCCAGGCGAGGTCCTTGAGGGGCTTGTTCGGGCCGCTGCTCTCGTCGCGGTCGAACGGGCCGCCGCCGGCCAGCAGGACCACGCCCGCGCCCCCGGCGGTCACCGGGGAGGTGACGGTGGCGCCCGTCGTCCCGCCGAGGGTGATCTCCCGTTCGGCGAACACCCGCGGGTCCGCATAGGACGGTGCCGTCCACAGTGGATCGGACGCGGGCGCGAACCGCAGGCCGTGCACCACACCGCGGTCGTCGACGGACATCACGACGGTGCAGCCGCCGACCGGGAGGTGCACCCGCGTCAGCCCGGCCTGCCCCGGCTCGGTCACGGCCGGGCCGGTGACGGCCGTCGGCGCCACGGCGGCCCACGCACTCCGCAGGGCGTCCGCCGGGACGGCCTTGCGCAGCGGCCGGGAGAACCGGCGCACCACCTCTTCGAAGCGCTCCCCGAGCAGCATCTCCACCACGGTCCTCGCCACCGCCTCGGCATCCACGGCACCCACCTTTCTCAAGTTTTGCGAACGATAGCAGAACATGAGAACGTTGGGCGGTGGACACGTTGAAGCTCCTCGCGCACCCGGTCCGGGTCCGCATCGTGAACGCCCTGCGCGGCGACCGCACCCTCACCA belongs to Amycolatopsis tolypomycina and includes:
- a CDS encoding alpha/beta hydrolase family protein: MDAEAVARTVVEMLLGERFEEVVRRFSRPLRKAVPADALRSAWAAVAPTAVTGPAVTEPGQAGLTRVHLPVGGCTVVMSVDDRGVVHGLRFAPASDPLWTAPSYADPRVFAEREITLGGTTGATVTSPVTAGGAGVVLLAGGGPFDRDESSGPNKPLKDLAWGLATRGVTVVRFDKTPAPTMTEEYLPPALAALAVLRGEPGVERVFVAGHSMGGKVAPRVAEADPAVAGLVILAGDAQPMHHAAVRVARHLGLDPATFEQQAALVDSDRLTPETPSAELPFGLPASYWLDLRGYDPVAATAGLPQPVFLGQGGRDYQVTVADDLTRWRTGLAGRPGVTIEVYERLDHLFLPGDGPSAPADYTRPGHVDAAVVSDVAGWLARVG